A genomic region of Antennarius striatus isolate MH-2024 chromosome 4, ASM4005453v1, whole genome shotgun sequence contains the following coding sequences:
- the ankrd34c gene encoding ankyrin repeat domain-containing protein 34C, with the protein MADILELRTDGNSLLKAVWLKRLRLTRLLLEGGAYINESNERGETPLMVACMSTHTDQQSVSKSKLVKYLLDNQADPNIQDKAGRTALMHACIHKAGHEVVDHLLSNGADPSLEDRSGASALVYAINADDKETLKLLLDACKAKGKEVIIITTDKSPSGTKTTKQYLNVPPSPGLDERSSPAYCTSPSDIDVTACPTSEQEQPNSIFSFQTKLKTSISASKLANGPISPTRRPANPKRARLPQLKRLQSEPWGLIAPSVLAAAAAHEDSKKASSDDDVVMGVNGLSLNKRSALSRQNSVDGKDSLFPPVGEQLSKMTTSLSVPPTSKASYERTLGQHQPLARRSTVPTEQESISCSTGLASLRDTMHRRRLGNDHYDSDSQLYSDSALLDSPKVPVERRKLSTSPLAMLTSSRESLDSSVSPSSPSAAPRRAPGLLERRGSGTLLLDHISHTRPGHLPPLNVNPNPPIPDIGASSKPSSPLATGIRSIAPVAPNTPKRVGLKCKKKLVRRHSMQVEQMKQLYDFEELAH; encoded by the coding sequence aTGGCAGATATACTGGAGTTGCGGACAGATGGAAACTCCCTACTGAAAGCGGTGTGGCTCAAACGCCTGAGACTCACCAGACTCCTGTTGGAAGGTGGTGCTTATATCAACGAAAGCAATGAACGCGGAGAGACGCCACTCATGGTGGCCTGCATGtccacacacactgaccagCAGAGTGTCAGCAAGTCAAAACTAGTGAAATATCTGTTGGACAACCAGGCAGACCCCAACATACAGGACAAAGCAGGTAGGACAGCTCTGATGCATGCCTGCATCCATAAGGCTGGACACGAGGTAGTGGATCACCTGCTGAGCAATGGAGCTGATCCCAGTCTGGAGGACAGGAGCGGTGCTTCTGCTCTGGTTTATGCCATCAATGCGGATGACAAGGAGACACTAAAACTGCTCCTGGATGCGTGCAAAGCTAAGGGCAAGGAGGTCATTATAATCACTACGGACAAATCACCATCTGGCACTAAAACTACTAAACAGTACCTAAATGTTCCTCCATCACCAGGGCTGGATGAGAGGTCCTCCCCAGCGTACTGCACTTCTCCATCTGACATTGATGTTACTGCATGTCCCACATCCGAGCAAGAGCAACCAAACTCCATCTTCAGTTTCCAGACAAAGCTGAAAACCTCTATTTCAGCTTCAAAGCTTGCCAATGGACCCATTTCCCCAACACGCCGGCCTGCAAACCCGAAGCGTGCACGTCTGCCTCAGCTGAAAAGACTTCAGTCAGAGCCTTGGGGACTGATTGCTCCCTCAGTCCTGGCAGCTGCCGCTGCCCATGAGGACAGTAAAAAAGCTAgctctgatgatgatgttgttaTGGGGGTGAATGGACTCTCTCTGAATAAGAGATCAGCTCTATCGCGACAGAACAGTGTGGATGGAAAGGACAGCTTATTCCCACCGGTAGGGGAACAACTTTCCAAAATGACAACCTCACTATCAGTACCTCCAACATCCAAAGCATCGTACGAGAGAACTCTAGGCCAACACCAGCCTCTGGCAAGGCGCAGTACTGTGCCCACAGAACAGGAGAGCATCAGCTGCAGCACTGGACTTGCCAGTCTGAGAGACACAATGCATAGGAGACGTCTGGGGAACGATCACTATGACTCAGACTCGCAGCTCTACTCAGACTCTGCCTTGTTAGACTCCCCTAAAGTCCCAGTGGAGCGAAGGAAGCTGAGCACATCTCCGCTAGCTATGCTGACCAGTTCCAGAGAATCTCTTGATAGCAGTGTCTCCCCATCCTCTCCCAGCGCGGCACCCAGACGTGCACCTGGCCTCCTAGAGAGGAGAGGCTCGGGCACGTTGCTGCTGGACCACATCTCCCACACCAGGCCTGGCCACCTGCCCCCGCTCAATGTCAACCCCAACCCTCCCATTCCTGATATTGGGGCCAGTAGCAAGCCCTCCTCTCCCCTCGCCACAGGTATTAGATCTATAGCTCCAGTAGCACCCAACACACCAAAGAGAGTTGGCCTCAAGTGTAAGAAGAAACTTGTGAGAAGACACTCTATGCAAGTGgagcagatgaagcagctttATGATTTCGAAGAGCTGGCTCATTAA